From one Aquicella siphonis genomic stretch:
- a CDS encoding biotin--[acetyl-CoA-carboxylase] ligase produces the protein MNKKNNKLNANLVRLVHILSDGEYHDGTSMGEQLKMTRSAVWKAIKKLENFGVKIESAKGRGYALLEPLALLDINKIKKNISRAKIEFMLFESVDSTNEYLKTFKKSRSIKICLAERQVHGKGRMNREWFSPFGKNIYLSCLYPFQKDISELSGLSLVMSLAVIKTLKNLGIKDHLFVKWPNDIIYEHKKLSGSLIEIQAETHGACQAVIGIGINVNMQDDEDGRISQSWTSLRKIIGAYVDRNDLCAKLIDNLLDYLRRFGNEGLLPFLEEWRHADYLRDRMILVRNVNESIEGKVTGINEQGHLLLQMKNGVARAFSSGDTSVVKK, from the coding sequence ATGAACAAGAAAAATAATAAACTCAATGCCAACCTGGTCAGACTGGTTCATATTCTGAGCGATGGTGAATATCACGACGGCACGAGCATGGGCGAGCAGTTGAAGATGACTCGCAGCGCCGTCTGGAAAGCGATAAAAAAGCTGGAAAATTTCGGAGTGAAAATCGAATCAGCCAAGGGCAGAGGTTATGCGCTGCTCGAACCGCTGGCGCTGCTGGACATCAATAAGATCAAAAAGAACATTTCCCGTGCAAAAATTGAATTCATGCTTTTTGAAAGCGTGGATTCAACCAACGAATACCTTAAGACATTCAAAAAAAGCCGATCGATAAAAATCTGCCTGGCAGAGCGGCAGGTTCACGGCAAGGGCAGAATGAACCGCGAATGGTTCTCACCCTTTGGCAAAAATATTTATCTGTCCTGCCTTTATCCGTTTCAGAAGGATATCAGCGAATTGTCGGGATTGAGCCTGGTCATGAGCCTCGCCGTGATCAAGACTTTGAAAAACCTTGGAATCAAAGACCATCTCTTTGTGAAGTGGCCCAATGATATTATTTATGAACATAAAAAACTCTCTGGCAGCCTGATTGAAATCCAGGCGGAAACGCATGGCGCCTGCCAGGCGGTCATCGGGATAGGCATCAATGTCAACATGCAGGATGATGAGGACGGCCGAATATCTCAATCCTGGACATCTTTGCGCAAGATCATTGGCGCCTATGTGGATAGAAATGACTTGTGCGCGAAACTGATCGACAACCTTCTGGATTATTTGCGGCGTTTTGGCAATGAAGGGTTGCTGCCGTTTCTGGAGGAATGGCGGCATGCGGATTATCTCAGGGACAGAATGATCCTGGTCAGGAACGTTAATGAGAGCATAGAAGGGAAGGTCACAGGGATCAATGAACAAGGTCATCTCCTTCTGCAAATGAAAAACGGTGTCGCGCGCGCGTTTTCGTCAGGCGACACCTCGGTCGTGAAGAAGTGA
- the tatC gene encoding twin-arginine translocase subunit TatC has protein sequence MNSNSSSTHAVHFLVELRSRLIYSLIFLFFIFSVLLYFANNLYSWLALPLLKFLPQGHLIATQIVSPFFVPFKLAFLAAMVMAMPFFLYQTWAFVAPALYGHERRLLWPFLFTSAILFYCGMAFAYFVIFPALFHFLAGVAPQGVMLSPDIGEYLDFTSKLLLMFGCLFEIPIVMVLLVSAGMVTRARFVKMRSYAIVGAFIIGMLLAPPDVLSQTMLAVPIWLLYESGVLFARLVEKKQHEQEK, from the coding sequence GTGAACAGTAATAGCAGTTCAACCCATGCTGTACACTTTCTGGTGGAACTGCGTTCAAGACTGATTTATTCCCTGATTTTTCTTTTTTTTATTTTTTCTGTTTTATTGTATTTTGCAAATAATCTTTATTCGTGGCTGGCGCTGCCTTTACTGAAGTTTTTGCCTCAGGGTCATTTGATCGCCACGCAAATTGTCTCGCCGTTTTTTGTGCCGTTCAAGCTGGCTTTTCTGGCCGCCATGGTGATGGCCATGCCCTTCTTTTTGTATCAGACCTGGGCTTTTGTCGCGCCTGCCTTATATGGTCATGAGCGCCGGCTGCTCTGGCCGTTTCTTTTTACGAGCGCAATATTGTTTTACTGCGGCATGGCATTTGCCTATTTTGTGATTTTTCCTGCGTTATTTCATTTTTTGGCCGGCGTCGCCCCGCAGGGGGTAATGTTGAGTCCGGATATCGGCGAATACTTGGATTTCACAAGCAAGCTGTTGTTGATGTTTGGCTGTTTGTTTGAAATTCCCATTGTGATGGTGCTGCTGGTTTCAGCCGGCATGGTGACACGCGCGCGCTTTGTCAAAATGCGTTCGTACGCTATCGTGGGGGCGTTCATTATCGGCATGCTGCTGGCCCCGCCGGATGTGCTTTCCCAAACCATGCTTGCAGTTCCCATCTGGTTGCTATATGAAAGTGGGGTGTTATTCGCGCGTTTGGTGGAGAAAAAACAGCATGAACAAGAAAAATAA
- a CDS encoding twin-arginine translocase TatA/TatE family subunit has product MNFSISEIIVILLIALLVIKPEQLPEVAHTLGRFAQSIRRMFSRVKNEVNGFIDSVDQLDERKREQ; this is encoded by the coding sequence GTGAATTTCAGTATCAGTGAAATCATCGTCATTCTGCTGATCGCGCTGCTGGTCATCAAGCCGGAACAGCTTCCCGAGGTGGCGCATACGCTGGGCAGGTTTGCTCAATCCATCCGGCGCATGTTTTCAAGGGTAAAAAATGAAGTGAATGGTTTCATTGATTCAGTTGATCAGCTGGATGAGAGGAAGCGTGAACAGTAA
- the bioA gene encoding adenosylmethionine--8-amino-7-oxononanoate transaminase, with translation MLDRDMRHIWHPCSQMKDYEILKPLEVAGAHQAWIELACGRRVIDAISSWWCKSLGHGHPRLRRALARQAEKFEHVIFANTTNETLVSLSEKLTALAPGLNKVFYAGDGSSAIEVALKMSLHSRRITGEAKRTRFVALENGYHGETLGALSVSDVGLYRAPYAAMLFEADFISPLPYVSGSADPLWENCEDGWQRIERGLEALADTVTAVIVEPIVQGAGGMKIYSRDFLARLRAFTGRHGIHLIADEIMTGLGRTGKMLACEHAGIAPDFICLSKGLTSGWLPMSAVLTREGIYDLFYDDFQAGKSFLHSHTFSGNALAASVALEVLDVMAEEGICARAEEMGAVLRVNMQEVAEQTGCLRNVRGLGAIAAADLICANPDRRYGFEVYQHALKLGVLLRPLGNTIYWLPPLNIDAETLTSLKEKTIEAIQSVR, from the coding sequence CTGCTGGATCGTGATATGCGCCACATCTGGCATCCTTGCTCGCAGATGAAAGACTATGAAATTTTGAAACCGCTTGAGGTGGCCGGCGCGCATCAGGCCTGGATTGAGCTCGCGTGCGGACGGCGGGTGATTGATGCGATTTCAAGCTGGTGGTGCAAGTCGCTGGGGCACGGTCATCCTCGTCTTAGGCGTGCGCTTGCAAGGCAGGCGGAGAAATTCGAGCATGTCATATTCGCCAACACCACCAACGAGACCCTGGTCAGTCTTTCAGAGAAATTGACGGCTCTCGCGCCCGGCTTGAACAAGGTTTTTTATGCGGGTGACGGTTCAAGCGCAATAGAAGTCGCGCTGAAAATGAGCCTGCATTCACGACGTATAACGGGAGAGGCGAAGCGAACCCGGTTTGTCGCCCTGGAGAACGGCTATCATGGCGAAACATTGGGCGCGTTAAGCGTCAGTGATGTGGGTTTGTATCGCGCACCCTATGCTGCCATGCTGTTTGAGGCGGATTTTATTTCACCGCTTCCCTATGTCTCTGGCAGCGCAGATCCGTTATGGGAAAATTGTGAAGACGGCTGGCAACGCATTGAACGCGGGCTTGAAGCTTTGGCCGACACCGTCACCGCGGTCATCGTGGAGCCGATTGTCCAGGGGGCGGGCGGTATGAAAATTTACAGCAGGGATTTTCTGGCGCGGCTGCGTGCTTTTACGGGTCGGCACGGCATTCATTTGATTGCTGATGAGATCATGACGGGGCTGGGGCGAACAGGAAAAATGCTTGCGTGTGAGCACGCCGGAATCGCTCCGGATTTTATTTGTTTGTCCAAGGGCTTGACATCCGGCTGGCTGCCGATGAGTGCCGTGCTGACCCGCGAGGGAATTTACGATTTGTTCTATGACGATTTTCAAGCCGGCAAATCCTTTTTGCATTCACACACTTTTTCCGGGAACGCTCTTGCGGCTAGTGTTGCGCTGGAAGTGCTGGATGTCATGGCGGAGGAAGGAATTTGCGCGCGAGCGGAAGAAATGGGCGCAGTCTTGAGAGTGAACATGCAGGAAGTGGCTGAGCAGACCGGATGCCTGCGGAATGTGCGCGGTCTTGGCGCAATCGCCGCCGCTGATCTGATATGCGCGAACCCGGATAGGCGCTATGGGTTTGAAGTATATCAGCATGCGCTCAAACTGGGTGTCTTGCTGCGACCGCTGGGCAATACGATTTATTGGCTTCCGCCGCTGAATATCGATGCGGAGACTTTGACCAGCCTGAAAGAGAAAACCATTGAAGCCATACAATCAGTGAGGTGA
- the bioB gene encoding biotin synthase BioB → MTQSQPFWDISQVLQFFEMPFIELLHKASSAHLQFHPADEMELCSLLSVKTGACPEDCAYCPQSGHYPTGIAKENLLPLSFVVASAKAAKARGAKRYCMGAAWRNPPRKDFPKIIEMIKAVKEIGLETCVTLGMLNDEQACELKAAGLDFYNHNLDSSPEYYEKIIHTRTYSDRLETLSRVRANGIQVCCGGIIGMGETRRDRAELLVQLANLPAPPKSIPINRLIPVKGTPLAHAEIIDNIEFIRTIAAARIMMPESIIRLSAGRETMSEEMQTLCFCAGANSIWLGEKLLTAKNSEPSRDQALLQKLGFKTQHQHD, encoded by the coding sequence ATGACTCAGTCACAACCATTCTGGGACATCAGCCAGGTATTGCAGTTCTTTGAAATGCCATTCATTGAACTGCTCCACAAGGCTTCGTCGGCGCACTTGCAATTTCACCCTGCGGACGAAATGGAATTGTGCTCCCTGCTCAGCGTCAAGACGGGCGCATGCCCGGAAGATTGCGCATACTGTCCGCAAAGCGGGCATTACCCGACCGGCATCGCAAAGGAAAACCTGCTGCCGCTTTCCTTTGTCGTCGCAAGCGCCAAAGCGGCCAAGGCCAGAGGAGCCAAACGCTATTGCATGGGAGCAGCCTGGCGCAATCCTCCAAGAAAAGATTTTCCAAAAATCATTGAAATGATAAAGGCGGTAAAGGAAATCGGCCTGGAAACCTGCGTCACCCTGGGCATGCTTAATGATGAGCAGGCTTGCGAACTGAAAGCGGCGGGACTGGATTTCTATAATCATAATCTGGATTCCTCACCGGAATATTATGAAAAAATCATCCACACTCGCACTTATTCAGACCGCCTCGAAACCTTGAGCCGGGTACGCGCGAACGGGATACAAGTCTGCTGCGGCGGCATCATTGGAATGGGCGAAACCCGGCGTGACCGCGCCGAACTGCTGGTCCAACTGGCCAATTTACCAGCCCCTCCCAAAAGCATTCCCATCAACCGGCTTATTCCCGTGAAGGGAACGCCGCTCGCGCACGCCGAAATTATCGACAATATCGAATTCATACGCACCATCGCGGCCGCGAGAATCATGATGCCGGAATCCATCATTCGATTATCCGCCGGCCGGGAAACCATGTCAGAAGAAATGCAAACCTTATGCTTTTGCGCGGGCGCCAACTCAATCTGGCTGGGCGAAAAATTGTTGACGGCAAAAAACTCCGAACCTTCCCGCGACCAGGCGCTGCTTCAAAAACTTGGATTCAAGACACAACACCAACATGACTGA
- a CDS encoding COX15/CtaA family protein: MANYWFISPQYRQHGRLALFTFLLAFVVILLGAYTRLTDAGLSCPDWPHCYGYITAPHTNAQIQMATQNYPLAPVDVKKAWTEMTHRYFAGTEGILILILAFSILFARKAKDLKSAGIALGLIGLLFVQVMLGMLTVTEKLKPVIVLSHLLTGLSLLSLLWWAYLDLYLRNDRLFATQLPTRITPWIGAGFIIIALQITLGGWVSTHYAGLACVDFPYCNGQLLPAMLWDRLNTDLITIHMLHRLGAMVTGVYLGALGLYLATVKSFRVTGAVIITLVILQITLGILNIVWLRPVWVALIHQAVAILLLLTIITAWVKASLVKGNHHDSRIS; this comes from the coding sequence TTGGCAAATTACTGGTTCATATCGCCTCAATACCGGCAGCATGGCCGCCTGGCGCTTTTTACATTCCTGCTGGCATTTGTTGTCATTTTGCTGGGCGCTTATACCCGCCTGACCGACGCCGGCTTGTCCTGCCCGGACTGGCCGCATTGTTACGGCTACATTACGGCGCCTCATACAAACGCCCAGATTCAAATGGCAACGCAAAATTATCCGCTTGCCCCCGTGGATGTGAAAAAAGCCTGGACTGAAATGACCCATCGTTATTTCGCCGGCACCGAAGGCATACTCATCCTGATTCTTGCGTTTTCCATTCTTTTTGCCCGCAAAGCCAAGGACTTGAAATCAGCCGGGATTGCACTCGGATTAATCGGGCTGCTGTTTGTCCAGGTCATGCTGGGGATGCTGACTGTCACGGAAAAACTGAAACCGGTCATCGTATTATCTCATCTGTTGACCGGGCTGTCCTTGCTAAGCCTGCTTTGGTGGGCTTATCTTGACTTGTATCTGCGCAATGACCGCTTGTTCGCCACACAACTCCCGACACGCATCACCCCCTGGATAGGCGCGGGCTTCATTATCATTGCCCTGCAAATCACACTGGGCGGCTGGGTCAGCACACATTACGCAGGCCTCGCCTGCGTAGACTTCCCTTATTGCAATGGGCAGCTGCTGCCAGCCATGCTATGGGACCGCCTGAACACTGATCTTATCACCATTCACATGCTGCACCGCCTGGGCGCCATGGTAACCGGCGTATACCTGGGCGCACTTGGACTGTATCTCGCGACCGTCAAATCGTTTCGTGTCACAGGCGCAGTAATCATCACCCTGGTCATACTGCAAATCACGCTTGGCATACTCAATATTGTCTGGCTAAGACCCGTCTGGGTCGCTCTCATTCACCAGGCTGTCGCGATTCTGTTGCTGTTAACCATTATCACAGCCTGGGTCAAAGCTTCTCTTGTTAAAGGAAATCATCATGACAGCCGGATTTCGTGA
- a CDS encoding alpha/beta fold hydrolase: protein MSRRNQDLKHEKTLVFLPGWGFRASIWLHAAKQLTEYPFIVTDLPATDLPPLTHRRALTDIVSRIDQQIPDHSILVAWSMSGIMAASLCRLYPGKYAKLILVASTPRFSAGRDWPGISQDSLSRFQSDAKSDLASTLRRFHRMVGTHGPHPEIKKIMQPHCIRSSDKQILLYYLKMLAMSDARAALHHCSIPVLHLFGSHDPLISRTCADKIRIEYPHHDTAMITGAGHAPFISHTSDFNRHLRLFLKREH, encoded by the coding sequence ATGAGCAGACGCAATCAAGATCTTAAGCATGAAAAAACTCTGGTTTTCCTGCCAGGATGGGGATTCCGCGCATCCATTTGGCTGCATGCCGCGAAACAGCTGACGGAATATCCATTCATCGTGACAGATTTACCCGCAACAGACCTTCCGCCACTCACACATCGGCGCGCCTTAACAGACATCGTCTCCCGCATTGACCAGCAGATTCCGGATCACTCGATTTTGGTAGCCTGGTCAATGAGCGGAATCATGGCAGCCAGCTTATGCCGTCTCTATCCTGGCAAATACGCGAAACTCATTCTGGTCGCCAGCACGCCCCGCTTCAGCGCCGGCCGGGACTGGCCCGGGATTTCTCAAGACAGTCTGTCACGCTTTCAATCCGATGCAAAATCCGACCTGGCTTCCACGCTGCGAAGATTCCACCGCATGGTCGGCACACACGGACCTCACCCCGAAATCAAAAAAATCATGCAGCCTCACTGCATACGCTCCTCTGACAAACAAATACTCCTGTATTATCTCAAGATGCTCGCCATGTCCGATGCGCGCGCCGCACTGCATCATTGCTCCATTCCTGTCCTGCACCTCTTTGGCAGTCACGATCCGCTGATTTCACGGACATGCGCGGACAAGATCAGAATCGAATATCCGCACCATGACACCGCGATGATTACTGGCGCAGGACATGCGCCGTTTATTAGTCATACCAGCGACTTCAACCGTCATCTCCGTCTTTTTCTCAAACGGGAGCATTGA
- the bioD gene encoding dethiobiotin synthase → MQVTLFIAGTDTEAGKTYVSCGLLQAFNKMGWSTLGIKPVASGCARSGGRLNNPDTRQLQQASSLQLPHEAVTPFAFEPPVSPNIAAMLDGRALTVTQINRKLRNTLACPAAARIIEGCGGWHTPLNDRETMADFVMANRFPVLLVVGIRLGCLNHSLLTVRSMLQEQANVVGWIANCVTPEMLRHKENIAYLQRCLPVPCAGVIGHGARPEDAIDLGTILNRLRRTE, encoded by the coding sequence ATGCAAGTGACGCTATTTATCGCCGGCACGGACACGGAAGCCGGAAAAACCTATGTCAGCTGCGGTCTGCTCCAGGCATTCAACAAAATGGGCTGGTCTACCCTTGGCATCAAGCCTGTCGCCTCGGGCTGCGCACGGTCAGGCGGCAGACTGAACAATCCGGACACCCGGCAGCTACAGCAAGCCTCATCACTGCAACTCCCACACGAAGCCGTCACACCTTTTGCGTTTGAACCCCCTGTCTCTCCCAATATAGCCGCCATGCTGGATGGGCGCGCGCTCACCGTGACGCAAATTAACCGGAAATTAAGAAATACGCTTGCCTGTCCTGCAGCCGCGCGCATCATTGAAGGCTGCGGCGGCTGGCATACGCCTTTGAATGACCGCGAAACCATGGCGGATTTTGTGATGGCGAACCGTTTTCCGGTACTTCTGGTCGTGGGCATTCGCCTGGGCTGCCTCAATCACAGCCTTCTCACGGTACGCAGCATGTTGCAAGAACAGGCGAATGTAGTGGGCTGGATAGCAAATTGTGTCACGCCTGAAATGCTTCGCCACAAAGAAAATATTGCCTATTTACAGCGCTGCCTGCCAGTCCCCTGCGCCGGCGTCATCGGTCATGGCGCCCGACCTGAAGATGCGATTGACCTGGGAACAATATTGAACCGGTTGCGCCGGACAGAATGA
- a CDS encoding twin-arginine translocase TatA/TatE family subunit: MGFRNFGSLILIFLILMMVFGTQRLRDVGNDLAVAIRSFRKGLQEDQDEKEGNKQ, encoded by the coding sequence ATGGGATTTCGTAATTTTGGTTCACTGATACTCATCTTTTTGATACTCATGATGGTTTTTGGCACCCAGCGCTTGCGTGATGTGGGTAATGATCTTGCTGTCGCCATTCGCAGTTTTCGCAAGGGATTACAGGAAGACCAGGATGAAAAGGAAGGAAACAAACAGTGA
- a CDS encoding aminotransferase class I/II-fold pyridoxal phosphate-dependent enzyme, with protein sequence MDSRHNTNMTDIFHGLQHALTANESNHLRRTRHVIEKRDDNLVFITGKTLINFCSNDYLSLSSHPDVKSALKRGALSHGLGSTASPLVSGYTDSHRQLEEEYAAFLRRDRALLFNSGYHANIGVITALAKRRSHIIADKHCHASLHDAALLSRAKYCRFRHNDLQHARALLQRHSGKHIVIATESVFSMQGDLAPLARLAAIASAHDALLVVDDAHGAGILGETGAGACEHFHLSQSDIPCMVTPLGKAMGSTGAIVSGNEQVIETILQFARSYRYSTALPPAFCDAARAALEIVKNETWRRNRLQKLCEFFLLESKQRELPLSSTDPTPVKSFLIGSSQSARMFQLRLMEHDLLTACIRPPTVPANAACIRITLNCTHDESQILHLLDQLKNLYEQTQSRS encoded by the coding sequence TTGGATTCAAGACACAACACCAACATGACTGATATTTTTCATGGATTACAACATGCGCTGACAGCGAATGAATCGAATCATTTGCGGCGCACCCGCCATGTCATTGAAAAACGCGATGATAATCTGGTCTTCATAACCGGCAAGACTCTCATCAATTTCTGCAGCAATGATTATCTCAGCCTGTCATCGCACCCCGACGTCAAATCCGCCTTGAAACGAGGCGCACTCTCACATGGACTGGGGAGCACGGCGTCTCCGCTAGTTTCAGGGTATACCGATTCACACCGGCAGCTGGAAGAAGAATACGCCGCTTTTTTACGGCGCGACCGCGCGCTGCTTTTCAATTCGGGATATCACGCCAATATCGGCGTAATCACCGCTCTTGCGAAGCGCCGCAGCCATATCATCGCGGACAAACACTGTCACGCTTCATTGCACGACGCGGCGTTGCTGTCACGGGCAAAATACTGCCGTTTTCGTCACAATGATTTGCAGCACGCGCGCGCTTTATTGCAGCGGCACAGCGGCAAGCATATCGTGATCGCCACCGAGAGCGTCTTCAGCATGCAAGGTGATCTTGCTCCGCTGGCGCGCCTTGCCGCAATCGCGTCAGCACATGACGCTTTGCTTGTGGTCGATGACGCGCACGGAGCCGGAATACTGGGAGAAACAGGCGCGGGCGCGTGCGAACACTTTCATCTGTCCCAATCTGACATTCCCTGCATGGTGACGCCGCTGGGAAAAGCCATGGGAAGCACTGGCGCCATCGTTTCAGGAAACGAACAAGTCATTGAAACCATTTTGCAGTTTGCGCGCTCATACCGTTACAGCACCGCCTTGCCGCCGGCTTTTTGCGATGCCGCCCGCGCGGCGCTCGAAATCGTGAAGAATGAAACCTGGCGGCGCAACAGATTGCAAAAACTCTGTGAATTTTTCCTCCTGGAGTCAAAACAACGTGAACTGCCGCTGAGCTCAACCGATCCGACGCCCGTCAAATCTTTTTTGATCGGTTCCAGCCAGTCAGCCAGAATGTTCCAGCTTCGGTTAATGGAGCATGATTTACTGACAGCCTGCATAAGACCGCCCACTGTTCCGGCAAATGCCGCCTGCATCCGCATTACGCTTAATTGCACGCATGATGAGTCGCAAATCCTTCATCTACTTGATCAACTGAAGAATCTATATGAGCAGACGCAATCAAGATCTTAA
- a CDS encoding methyltransferase domain-containing protein, which yields MDHNKFVSRLFNRAADQYDDHCRLQIRTGNQLISMIKSRRPQADHIMDLGCGTGIVTQQLASEYPCKTLHAIDHATALLDKARTRLPCAQVYPADFDHLFDIPASFDILFSNLALHWSNSLATTLSQLRRLLNNQGYLAFSIPLSGSLTELQNQYAVNDFSPLPAIMDTLQQCGYHLTDFRADNIVYPFSSTIEALRSIKQTGANYAFKRRHAALRGKSYLNSTDLRALTYRIGCFVAAKELPACK from the coding sequence ATGGATCATAATAAATTCGTATCACGCCTCTTCAATCGCGCCGCTGATCAATACGATGACCATTGCCGCCTGCAAATCCGGACAGGCAATCAATTGATCTCCATGATCAAATCCCGGCGCCCCCAAGCTGACCATATCATGGATTTAGGCTGCGGCACGGGCATCGTCACACAACAGCTGGCATCAGAATACCCGTGCAAGACACTGCACGCGATTGACCATGCGACCGCGCTGCTTGACAAGGCGCGTACAAGACTGCCATGCGCGCAAGTATACCCTGCGGACTTTGATCATCTTTTTGATATCCCGGCGTCATTTGACATCCTGTTTTCAAATCTGGCCCTGCATTGGAGCAACAGCCTCGCAACGACATTGAGCCAGCTGCGCCGTCTCCTGAATAATCAGGGATACCTGGCTTTTTCCATTCCTCTTTCCGGCAGCCTGACAGAGCTTCAAAACCAATATGCGGTAAACGATTTCAGCCCCTTGCCGGCAATAATGGATACACTGCAGCAATGCGGCTACCATCTCACGGATTTCCGCGCGGACAACATTGTTTATCCATTCAGCTCAACGATCGAGGCACTGCGCTCCATCAAGCAGACAGGGGCAAATTACGCCTTTAAACGCCGGCACGCGGCATTGCGAGGAAAATCCTACCTGAACAGCACTGATTTGCGCGCCTTGACCTACCGCATAGGATGCTTTGTCGCCGCGAAAGAACTGCCCGCATGCAAGTGA
- a CDS encoding twin transmembrane helix small protein — MTIIIKAIVIILLGFIFFSLGSALYFLMRDRENSERIVKALTWRIGLSLLLFVILIFAYAMGWLVPHQIS; from the coding sequence ATGACAATAATTATCAAAGCGATTGTGATCATTCTTTTGGGATTTATCTTTTTCTCCCTGGGCAGCGCGTTATATTTTTTGATGCGCGACCGCGAGAATTCCGAGCGGATAGTGAAAGCGCTCACATGGCGCATCGGGTTGTCTCTGCTGCTCTTTGTAATCCTGATTTTTGCTTATGCGATGGGATGGCTCGTGCCCCATCAAATATCCTGA
- a CDS encoding SURF1 family protein, whose product MPIKLRNWKLALLALVFICVFTSLGIWQVSRAHQKKILLKSFALRTEYPPLLAADISKPGDWRFYRVKLEGRFDNTHTLLLDNKIYENKIGYEVYTPFIAKGLALPILVDRGFIPIGKSRSELPAVRPVTGEVTILGMLNLPPTYVAFGGMTDSPSIRWPLRVEYLNFSELAIILASPVYPYLLTLSPSDPGAFDIKWQVVVMGPERHMGYAVQWFALALTLLILSVALNRPPKRRNDEKVQ is encoded by the coding sequence ATGCCAATCAAACTCAGGAACTGGAAGCTCGCCCTGCTCGCGCTGGTATTCATTTGTGTATTTACCAGCCTGGGAATATGGCAGGTATCCCGAGCCCATCAAAAGAAAATTCTATTAAAATCATTTGCTCTGCGCACCGAGTATCCGCCCCTTCTGGCGGCTGATATCAGCAAGCCGGGCGACTGGCGATTTTACCGGGTTAAACTGGAAGGAAGATTCGACAATACACATACCTTATTGCTAGACAACAAGATATATGAGAATAAAATCGGATATGAAGTTTACACACCCTTTATCGCAAAAGGGCTCGCGCTGCCTATTCTGGTAGACCGCGGATTCATCCCTATCGGTAAAAGCCGCAGTGAACTGCCGGCAGTCCGCCCCGTCACAGGAGAAGTCACTATCCTGGGCATGTTGAACCTGCCGCCGACATACGTTGCTTTTGGCGGCATGACTGACTCGCCCTCCATCCGCTGGCCTCTGCGCGTTGAATACCTCAATTTCTCCGAACTCGCCATCATTCTGGCAAGCCCCGTTTACCCTTATCTGCTGACCCTCTCTCCTTCTGACCCCGGCGCGTTCGATATTAAATGGCAAGTCGTCGTGATGGGACCTGAGCGGCACATGGGTTACGCTGTGCAATGGTTTGCTTTAGCACTCACCTTATTGATATTATCTGTCGCTCTAAATCGTCCGCCTAAACGCAGGAACGATGAGAAGGTTCAATAA